The Budorcas taxicolor isolate Tak-1 chromosome 5, Takin1.1, whole genome shotgun sequence genome includes a window with the following:
- the CHD4 gene encoding chromodomain-helicase-DNA-binding protein 4 isoform X3, which produces MASGLGSPSPCSAGSEEDDMDALLNNSLPPPHPENEEDPEEDLSEAETPKLKKKKKPKKPRDPKIPKSKRQKKERLLLCRQLGDSSGEGPEFVEEEEEVALRSDSEGSDYTPGKKKKKKLGPKKEKKSKSKRKEEEEEDEDDDDSKEPKSSAQLLEDWGMEDIDHVFSEEDYRTLTNYKAFSQFVRPLIAAKNPKIAVSKMMMVLGAKWREFSTNNPFKGSSGASVAAAAAAAVAVVESMVTATEVAPPPPPVEVPIRKAKTKEGKGPNARRKPKGSPRVPDAKKPKPKKVAPLKIKLGGFGSKRKRSSSEDDDLDVESDFDDASINSYSVSDGSTSRSSRSRKKLRTTKKKKKGEEEVTAVDGYETDHQDYCEVCQQGGEIILCDTCPRAYHMVCLDPDMEKAPEGKWSCPHCEKEGIQWEAKEDNSEGEEILEEVGGDPEEEDDHHMEFCRVCKDGGELLCCDTCPSSYHIHCLNPPLPEIPNGEWLCPRCTCPALKGKVQKILIWKWGQPPSPTPVPRPPDADPNTPSPKPLEGRPERQFFVKWQGMSYWHCSWVSELQLELHCQVMFRNYQRKNDMDEPPSGDFGGDEEKSRKRKNKDPKFAEMEERFYRYGIKPEWMMIHRILNHSMDKKGHVHYLIKWRDLPYDQASWESEDVEIQDYDLFKQSYWNHRELMRGEEGRPGKKLKKVKLRKLERPPETPTVDPTVKYERQPEYLDATGGTLHPYQMEGLNWLRFSWAQGTDTILADEMGLGKTVQTAVFLYSLYKEGHSKGPFLVSAPLSTIINWEREFEMWAPDMYVVTYVGDKDSRAIIRENEFSFEDNAIRGGKKASRMKKEASVKFHVLLTSYELITIDMAILGSIDWACLIVDEAHRLKNNQSKFFRVLNGYSLQHKLLLTGTPLQNNLEELFHLLNFLTPERFHNLEGFLEEFADIAKEDQIKKLHDMLGPHMLRRLKADVFKNMPSKTELIVRVELSPMQKKYYKYILTRNFEALNARGGGNQVSLLNVVMDLKKCCNHPYLFPVAAMEAPKMPNGMYDGSALIRASGKLLLLQKMLKNLKEGGHRVLIFSQMTKMLDLLEDFLEHEGYKYERIDGGITGNMRQEAIDRFNAPGAQQFCFLLSTRAGGLGINLATADTVIIYDSDWNPHNDIQAFSRAHRIGQNKKVMIYRFVTRASVEERITQVAKKKMMLTHLVVRPGLGSKTGSMSKQELDDILKFGTEELFKDEATDGGGDNKEGEDSSVIHYDDKAIERLLDRNQDETEDTELQGMNEYLSSFKVAQYVVREEEMGEEEVEREIIKQEESVDPDYWEKLLRHHYEQQQEDLARNLGKGKRIRKQVNYNDGSQEDRDWQDDQSDNQSDYSVASEEGDEDFDERSEAPRRPSRKGLRNDKDKPLPPLLARVGGNIEVLGFNARQRKAFLNAIMRYGMPPQDAFTTQWLVRDLRGKSEKEFKAYVSLFMRHLCEPGADGAETFADGVPREGLSRQHVLTRIGVMSLIRKKVQEFEHVNGRWSMPELAEVEENKKMSQPGSPSPKTPTPSTPGDTQPNTPAPAPPAEDGIKVEENNLKEEESAEAEKEVKSAPPEAAVECAQPPAPASEEEKVSVEPPEGEEKVEKAEVKERTEEAMETDPKGNADVEKVEEKAAVDLTPIVVEDKEEKKEEEEKKEVMLQNGETPKDLNDEKQKKNIKQRFMFNIADGGFTELHSLWQNEERAATVTKKTYEIWHRRHDYWLLAGIINHGYARWQDIQNDPRYAILNEPFKGEMNRGNFLEIKNKFLARRFKLLEQALVIEEQLRRAAYLNMSEDPSHPSMALNTRFAEVECLAESHQHLSKESMAGNKPANAVLHKVLKQLEELLSDMKADVTRLPATIARIPPVAVRLQMSERNILSRLANRAPEPPPQQVAQQQ; this is translated from the exons aaaacgAAGAGGACCCAGAAGAGGACTTGTCAGAAGCAGAGACTCCAAagctcaagaagaagaaaaagcctaAGAAACCTCGGGACCCTAAAATCCCTAAGAGCAAGCGCCAAAAAAAGGAG CGTTTGCTCTTATGCCGGCAGCTGGGGGACAGCTCTGGGGAGGGGCCCGAGtttgtggaggaggaggaagaggtggcCCTGCGCTCAGACAGCGAAGGCAGCGACTACACCCCTggtaagaagaagaagaagaagctggGCCCTAAGAAGGAGAAGAAGAGTAAATCCAAgcggaaagaggaggaggaggaggacgaggacGACGACGACTCAAAG GAGCCTAAGTCATCTGCTCAGCTCTTGGAAGACTGGGGCATGGAAGACATTGACCATGTGTTCTCTGAGGAGGATTATCGCACCCTCACCAACTACAAGGCCTTCAGCCAGTTTGTTCG ACCCCTCATTGCTGCCAAAAACCCCAAGATTGCCGTCTCCAAGATGATGATGGTTTTGGGTGCGAAGTGGCGGGAGTTCAGCACCAACAACCCCTTCAAAGGCAGTTCTGGGGCTTCTGTGGCAGCGGCTGCAGCGGCGGCAGTGGCTGTGGTTGAGAGCATGGTGACGGCCACTGAAGTGGCACCGCCTCCACCCCCTGTGGAGGTGCCTATCCGCAAGGCCAAGACCAAAGAGGGCAAAG GTCCCAATGCTCGGAGGAAGCCTAAGGGTAGCCCTCGTGTCCCCGACGCCAAGAAGCCTAAACCCAAGAAAGTAGCTCCCCTGAAAATCAAGCTCGGAGGTTTTGGTTCTAAGCGGAAAAGATCCTCG AGTGAGGACGATGACTTAGATGTGGAGTCTGACTTCGACGACGCCAGTATCAATAGCTATTCTGTTTCTGATGGTTCTACTAGCCGCAGTAGCCGCAGTCGCAAGAAACTGCggaccacaaaaaagaaaaagaaag GCGAGGAGGAGGTGACTGCTGTGGATGGTTATGAGACAGACCACCAGGACTATTGTGAGGTGTGCCAGCAAGGCGGAGAGATCATCCTGTGTGACACGTGTCCCCGCGCATACCACATGGTCTGCCTGGACCCGGACATGGAGAAGGCACCCGAGGGCAAGTGGAGCTGCCCACACTGC GAGAAGGAAGGCATCCAGTGGGAGGCAAAGGAGGACAATTCAGAGGGCGAGGAGATCCTGGAGGAGGTTGGGGGAGACCCCGAGGAAGAGGATGATCACCACATGGAGTTCTGTCGGGTCTGCAAGGATGGCGGGGAGCTGCTCTGCTGTGACACCTGTCCTTCCTCCTACCACATCCACTGCCTAAACCCCCCCCTCCCAGAGATTCCCAATGGCGAATGGCTGTGTCCCCGCTGCACG tGTCCAGCTCTTAAGGGCAAAGTTCAGAAGATCCTAATCTGGAAGTGGGGTCAGCCACCATCTCCCACGCCAGTGCCTCGGCCCCCAGATGCTGATCCCAACACTCCATCCCCCAAGCCCTTGGAGGGGCGGCCAGAGCGGCAGTTCTTTGTCAAGTGGCAAGGGATGTCGTACTGGCACTGCTCATGGGTGTCTGAGCTGCAG TTGGAGCTACACTGTCAAGTGATGTTCCGAAACTATCAGCGGAAGAATGACATGGATGAACCACCCTCTGGGGACTTCGGTGGTGACGAGGAGAAGAGTCGGAAGCGGAAGAACAAGGACCCTAAATTTGCTGAGATGGAGGAGCGCTTCTATCGCTATGGGATAAAGCCCGAGTGGATGATGATCCACCGAATTCTCAACCACAG CATGGACAAGAAGGGCCACGTCCACTACTTGATCAAGTGGCGGGACCTCCCCTATGACCAGGCATCCTGGGAGAGCGAGGATGTGGAGATTCAGGACTATGACCTGTTCAAGCAGAGCTACTGGAATCACAG GGAGTTGATGAGGGGTGAGGAGGGACGACCAGGCAAGAAGCTCAAGAAGGTGAAGCTGAGGAAGTTGGAGAGGCCCCCTGAAACCCCAACGGTTGAT cCAACAGTGAAGTATGAGCGCCAGCCAGAGTACCTAGATGCTACGGGTGGAACCCTGCACCCCTATCAGATGGAGGGCCTGAACTGGCTGCGCTTCTCCTGGGCTCAGGGCACTGACACCATCTTGGCTGACGAGATGGGCCTCGGGAAGACGGTGCAGACTGCAGTCTTCCTGTACTCCCTCTACAAGGAG GGTCATTCCAAAGGCCCCTTCCTAGTGAGCGCCCCTCTTTCCACCATCATCAACTGGGAGCGGGAGTTTGAAATGTGGGCTCCAGATATGTACGTGGTGACCTACGTGGGTGACAAAGACAGCCGTGCTATCATCCGAGAGAATGAGTTCTCCTTTGAGGACAATGCCATTCGTGGCGGCAAGAAGGCTTCCCGCATGAAG AAAGAGGCATCTGTGAAGTTTCATGTGCTGCTGACATCCTATGAGTTGATCACCATTGACATGGCCATTTTGGGCTCTATTGACTGGGCCTGCCTCATCGTGGATGAAGCTCATCGACTCAAGAACAATCAGTCTAAG TTTTTCCGGGTTctaaatggctactcactccagcacaAGCTGTTGCTGACAGGGACTCCACTGCAGAACAATCTAGAAGAGTTGTTCCACCTGCTCAACTTCCTCACCCCTGAGAGGTTCCA CAAtttggaaggcttcctggaggagtttGCGGACATTGCCAAGGAGGACCAGATTAAAAAGCTGCACGACATGCTGGGCCCTCACATGTTGCGGCGGCTTAAGGCTGATGTGTTCAAGAACATGCCGTCCAAGACAGAGCTGATAGTGCGTGTGGAGCTGAGCCCCATGCAGAA GAAATACTACAAGTACATCCTCACTCGGAATTTTGAAGCACTCAATGCTCGAGGGGGCGGCAACCAGGTCTCTCTGCTAAACGTGGTGATGGATCTTAAGAAGTGCTGCAACCACCCATATCTCTTCCCTGTGGCCGCCATG GAAGCCCCTAAGATGCCTAATGGCATGTATGACGGCAGTGCCCTCATCAGAGCATCCGGGAAATTATTGCTGCTTCAGAAGATGCTCAAGAATCTCAAGGAGGGTGGGCACCGTGTCCTCATCTTCTCCCAG ATgaccaagatgctggacctgctAGAGGACTTCCTGGAACACGAAGGTTATAAATATGAACGTATCGATGGGGGAATCACTGGGAACATGCGGCAGGAGGCCATTGACCGCTTCAATG CACCGGGTGCTCAGCAGTTTTGCTTCCTGCTTTCCACTCGAGCTGGGGGCCTTGGAATCAATCTGGCCACTGCTGACACAGTTATTATCTACGACTCTGATTGGAACCCCCATAATGACATCCAG GCCTTTAGCAGAGCTCACCGTATTGGGCAAAATAAGAAGGTGATGATTTATCGGTTTGTGACCCGTGCGTCTGTGGAAGAGCGCATCACACAGGTGGCCaagaaaaagatgatgctgaCGCATCTAGTTGTTCGGCCTGGGCTGGGCTCCAAGACTGGATCCATGTCCAAACAGGAGCTTGATGATATCCTCAAGTTTGGGACCGAGGAGCTGTTCAAAGATGAGGCCACAGATGGAG GAGGAGACAACAAAGAGGGAGAAGACAGCAGTGTCATCCACTATGACGATAAAGCCATTGAACGACTGCTGGACCGGAACCAGGATGAGACTGAAGACACGGAGCTACAGGGCATGAATGAATATTTGAGCTCATTCAAAGTGGCCCAGTATGTGGTGCGAGAAGAAGAAATGGGG gaagaggaggtggaaCGGGAGATcataaaacaggaagaaagtgTGGATCCCGACTACTGGGAGAAATTGCTGCGACACCATTATGAGCAGCAGCAAGAAGATCTGGCCCGAAACCtgggcaaaggaaaaagaattcgTAAACAGGTCAACTACAATGATGGCTCGCAGGAGGACCGAG ATTGGCAGGACGACCAGTCCGACAACCAGTCCGATTATTCAGTGGCCTCAGAGGAAGGTGATGAAGATTTTGATGAACGTTCAGAAG CTCCCCGTAGGCCCAGTCGTAAGGGCCTGCGGAATGATAAAGATAagccattgcctcctctgttgGCCCGTGTTGGTGGGAATATTGAA gttCTTGGTTTTAATGCTCGTCAGCGAAAAGCCTTTCTTAATGCAATTATGCGCTATGGGATGCCCCCTCAGGATGCTTTCACCACCCAGTGGCTCGTGAGGGATCTGCGAGGCAAATCAGAGAAGGAGTTCAA GGCTTATGTCTCACTTTTTATGCGGCATTTATGTGAGCCAGGAGCAGATGGGGCTGAGACCTTTGCTGATGGCGTCCCCCGAGAAGGCCTGTCTCGCCAGCATGTCCTTACTCGGATTGGGGTTATGTCCTTGATTCGCAAGAAG GTTCAGGAGTTTGAACATGTTAACGGGCGCTGGAGCATGCCTGAACTTGcagaagtagaggaaaataagAAGATGTCCCAGCCAGGGTCACCTTCCCCAAAGACTCCTACCCCCTCCACTCCTGGGGACACACAGCCTAATACTCCAGCTCCTGCCCCGCCTGCCG AGGATGGGATTAAAGTAGAGGAGAATAACCTCAAAGAAGAAGAGAGTgcagaggcagagaaggaggtGAAGTCTGCACCCCCTGAGGCCGCCGTCGAG TGTGCacagccccctgcccctgcctcagAGGAGGAGAAAGTCTCAGTGGAGCCTCCTGAGGGAGAGGAGAAAGTGGAAAAGGCAGAGGTCAAAGAGAGAACAGAGGAAGCAATGGAGACAGATCCCAAAG GTAATGCTGATGtggagaaggtggaggagaaggcagCAGTCGATCTGACTCCCATCGTGGTGGAGGACAAAG aagagaagaaagaagaagaggagaaaaaagaggtGATGCTTCAGAATGGAGAGACCCCGAAGGACCTGAATGatgagaagcagaagaaaaatattaaacagcGTTTCATGTTCAACATCGCAGATGGTGGTTTTACTG AGCTGCACTCCCTGTGGCAGAATGAGGAGCGGGCAGCCACCGTCACCAAGAAGACTTATGAGATCTGGCACCGACGCCATGACTACTGGCTACTGGCTGGCATCATAAA CCATGGCTATGCCCGTTGGCAGGACATCCAGAATGACCCACGCTATGCCATCCTCAACGAACCTTTCAAGGGGGAAATGAACCGTGGCAATTTCTTAGAGATCAAGAATAAGTTTCTAGCCCGAAGGTTCAAG CTCTTAGAACAAGCCCTGGTGATTGAAGAGCAGCTGCGTCGGGCAGCTTACCTCAACATGTCAGAGGACCCTTCTCACCCTTCCATGGCCCTAAACACCCGCTTTGCTGAGGTGGAGTGTCTGGCAGAGAGTCATCAGCACCTGTCCAAGGAGTCCATGGCAGGAAACAAGCCAGCTAATGCAGTCCTGCACAAAG TTCTGAAACAGCTAGAAGAACTGCTGAGTGACATGAAAGCTGATGTGACTCGACTCCCAGCCACTATTGCCCGAATCCCCCCAGTTGCTGTGAGGCTACAGATGTCAGAGCGTAATATTCTCAGTCGCCTGGCAAACCGGGCGCCTGAACCACCTCCACAGCAG GTAGcccagcagcagtga